A stretch of DNA from Candidatus Polarisedimenticolia bacterium:
CGTCCCGACTGCACAGATCCAGCTGCAGCTCTTCGTATGGCCGGACGGGAGCGTTTGTGAGTCAGGCTGTGATCAACACGAAATACCGCGAAAGCAATAAACGAACGAACACTAGCGCAAATACTTCGATTTCGCGTGGCAGACACCCCCTCCCCCGCTGTCACAATTCGACCGCCGGCAGCAGCCCTACATCACGGCGCCATGTCGAAGGGACGCCCCATGTCGAGGAGTAGCGCCGGCGACATGCGCGACTCAGGCTCGGGCGAGCTTTACTCGCCTGGCCCTGTTACTTTTTTGCGGATTTCGCGGCGAGGTCGAGGGCCTTGTCAGGGCCGAGGATTTCCAGGGATCGAGCCTGGAACCCTGTTCAAGATGCATGAAGACGAGAGAATAGCAGAGTGCGGATCGCATCGTCGCGTTGGACGAAAACCTGGCGAAATTGGAGTCGGCGACGGACTGGCGGCAAAGCCCCGCCAGGAGCGGCTTTCACAGCCTTTCCTGCTCGAGTCAATCGGGGAAATTCCCCATTTTTCTGGAAGTTGTCCCACGACGATGACGGCAAAAGAGGATGAGCGGTCGCCCGCAGATGCGACCATCGTCGTAAGACGCCTGGATTCAATGGGCAATCGATATTCGCGCGAGCTGGCATCTACTTTGCCTTAGCTCGGCCGGACGCAGCGCGGCGAAGAAGCTTCCCGGCACGCGCTGCTGTCCAGGGAGATGCTCATGAAGCTTGCAAAGGTCGCGCTCATCGGTGCCGTCGTAGCTCTGGTAGCGGTTCTGTCTGCGCCCCCGGCCCAGGCTGGGGTTTCCTTCTCGTTTTTCTACTCCCACCTCAGCTCCCACGGTGCGTGGCAGGTATCCGCGGATTACGGGCGTGTCTGGCAGCCCTATGCCTACCATGCCGGATGGAATCCTTACTACGATGGTCACTGGGTCTACTCGGATCTCGGGTGGGCCTGGGCATCCGACTACGAGTGGGGCGCTATCCCTTACCACTACGGCACGTGGGTCCTCGACCCCTACTACGGGTGGGTTTGGGTTCCCGGATATACCTGGGCGCCCTCCTGGGTCGTCTTCCGGACCGGCCCCGACTATATCGGCTGGGCTCCGGTGTCGCCGGGGTTCTCGGTAGGCGTATCGTTTGGTTCCTACGCGCCGGCCCCTTCCTCATTCGTCTTCGTATCGGCCCACAACTTCCTGGCCCCTCGCATCAGGAGCTGCTACGTGCCGCAGTCCAGAACGACCGTCATCGTCAACAACACCCGGATCGTGAACAATCTGGTGGTTGAGAACAACGTGGTCGTCAACCGCGGTCCCGACCGCCGCTTCGTAGAGCGCGCGAGCGGGCGAAGCGTGCGCGAGGTGCCCATCGAGCGCGTCTCCCGGGCGATGCCCGGCACGCGGGTAAGCCGGTCTGAGCTCCGCGTGGATCCTCAGCAGGCAAAGCGCGGATTGCGTGCCGCGGAACCGGTTTCAGCAGGCAGAGCGCTACCGGATGGAAGCGGGACCGCAGACGCTCCTCGCGCTGGACGGCGGCTGACAGGCGACAAAGCCGAGCGGCAACGCGACTTCGCCGCGGATTCTCGGGTCAGCCGGCATCAGGCATACGAGATGGAAAGACAGCGTGACATCCCCTCGGATGCCCCCCGCGCCAACCGGCGGACAGCAAGCGATTTCGAGAGGCAGCGCGATGTCCCCAAGGATGAGCCTCGCGTCGACCGGCGACTGACACGCGATATCGAGAGGCAGCGCGACGCGCAGCCTTCTCGTGCCGATCGGCGGTTGACGACCGATTTCGAGCGACAACGCGATATCCGCTCGGACGCGCCTCGTGCCAATCGGAGGCTGCCGGGCGACATCGAGAGGCGCGCGCCAGCGGCCAGAGGGGATAATCCTCGCGGACAGTGGCAGGTGCCTTATGAAAAGCGGATGAAGCAACCGGAATCCTCTCAGAGAGTCTATCGGGAGCAACCGGGTGCTCAGAACAGGATCCAGCGTCCCTCGGGC
This window harbors:
- a CDS encoding DUF6600 domain-containing protein; this encodes MKLAKVALIGAVVALVAVLSAPPAQAGVSFSFFYSHLSSHGAWQVSADYGRVWQPYAYHAGWNPYYDGHWVYSDLGWAWASDYEWGAIPYHYGTWVLDPYYGWVWVPGYTWAPSWVVFRTGPDYIGWAPVSPGFSVGVSFGSYAPAPSSFVFVSAHNFLAPRIRSCYVPQSRTTVIVNNTRIVNNLVVENNVVVNRGPDRRFVERASGRSVREVPIERVSRAMPGTRVSRSELRVDPQQAKRGLRAAEPVSAGRALPDGSGTADAPRAGRRLTGDKAERQRDFAADSRVSRHQAYEMERQRDIPSDAPRANRRTASDFERQRDVPKDEPRVDRRLTRDIERQRDAQPSRADRRLTTDFERQRDIRSDAPRANRRLPGDIERRAPAARGDNPRGQWQVPYEKRMKQPESSQRVYREQPGAQNRIQRPSGSDIMRPGRVSPRENGSVRQPNESPNRRPNSGRQGVNREEEPSRGGPSGKTKGGKAHGSGKE